In Bactrocera oleae isolate idBacOlea1 chromosome 5, idBacOlea1, whole genome shotgun sequence, a genomic segment contains:
- the Klf15 gene encoding uncharacterized protein Klf15: protein MDFFAAGGFQQLFSDLNDTQLHENWTDIGADVESGTPVYSYSCCAQQKIDESMRLSCADDPYVFAATPCEKTLLELHVDWDESMAEAKYNIHEERNMHTTYPEYKKNNEQQLQLSLDRLLSSPTDVLIHDTTCDSPALPTNYETLTTQSCSEMEYHNNSCVYNTPSSPVSIDSTIVVEFETAAYITREMAEWEEKFLDNYIEIPELIDFLPEKTPLCTDTCDHFLHESSKNLKLHRKARTAKRSNESSSQDERSAAGYPCTFGTCDKIYAKPAHLKAHLRRHMGEKPYTCDWPACTWKFSRSDELARHRRSHSGVKPYKCSYCLKCFARSDHLTKHRKVHERRLLAASKAGKAIDGVLPHSVLTVRPGRKRKNQL from the coding sequence atGGATTTCTTTGCCGCTGGCGGCTTCCAGCAACTGTTTAGCGACTTAAATGACACGCAGTTGCATGAAAACTGGACGGATATCGGCGCGGACGTGGAAAGTGGAACGCCGGTTTACAGTTACAGTTGCTGCGCGCAGCAGAAAATCGACGAAAGTATGCGACTCAGCTGCGCGGATGATCCTTATGTGTTTGCGGCAACGCCATGTGAAAAAACGCTTCTGGAATTGCATGTGGATTGGGATGAGAGCATGGCTGAAGCGAAGTATAATATACACGAGGAGCGAAATATGCACACAACCTACCCGgaatacaagaaaaacaacgaACAACAGCTGCAGCTTTCGCTCGATCGGTTGCTCAGCTCACCAACTGATGTCTTAATACATGACACTACGTGTGATTCACCTGCGTTGCCCACAAACTACGAAACATTAACAACACAGAGTTGCAGTGAAATGGAATACCACAACAACAGCTGCGTATACAACACTCCAAGCAGTCCCGTCAGCATAGATTCCACAATTGTGGTGGAATTCGAGACGGCTGCCTACATAACACGCGAAATGGCTGAGTGGGAGGAGAAATTCTTGGATAACTACATCGAGATACCAGAGCTAATCGACTTTCTACCTGAGAAGACGCCACTTTGCACTGATACCTGCGACCACTTTTTGCACGAAAGCTCTAAAAACCTCAAACTGCATCGCAAAGCAAGAACTGCAAAGCGCAGCAATGAGTCCAGCAGCCAAGATGAACGCTCGGCCGCTGGTTATCCTTGTACTTTTGGCACCTGCGATAAGATTTATGCGAAGCCTGCTCACCTTAAGGCACATCTGCGTCGCCATATGGGCGAAAAGCCCTACACTTGCGATTGGCCTGCGTGTACCTGGAAGTTTTCACGTTCCGATGAGTTGGCGCGCCATCGGCGTTCGCATTCGGGTGTGAAACCCTACAAGTGCAGCTATTGTTTGAAATGTTTTGCGCGTTCCGATCATCTGACGAAGCATCGGAAGGTACACGAGCGGCGTCTGCTAGCAGCGAGTAAGGCTGGAAAGGCGATCGATGGTGTGTTGCCGCATAGTGTGTTAACGGTGCGGCCGGGACGTAAGCGCAAGAATCAGTTATGA